A genomic stretch from Cydia amplana chromosome 1, ilCydAmpl1.1, whole genome shotgun sequence includes:
- the LOC134654111 gene encoding small ribosomal subunit protein bS21m encodes MQLTLRLLANRHPSFIARTVFVKNNNVDDACRLVNRILGKEGILEQFRLTRYYEKPFQTRRRINHEKCKAIYNEDMERKIQFVLRKNRHEPFPGCH; translated from the exons atgcaattaacattaaggcTGTTAGCTAACAGACATCCGTCCTTCATTGCCAGGACAGTATTTGTGAAGAACAACAACGTAGACGATGCTTGCAGGCTGGTCAACAGAATCTTGGGCAAAGAAGGCATCTTGGAGCAGTTCAGGCTAACCAGATACTATGAGAAACCTTTCCAG ACGAGACGACGGATCAACCATGAAAAGTGCAAAGCGATCTACAATGAAGATATGGAGAGGAAAATTCAATTTGTGCTCCGCAAGAACAGACATGAACCTTTCCCTGGATGCCATTGA